In one Buteo buteo chromosome 10, bButBut1.hap1.1, whole genome shotgun sequence genomic region, the following are encoded:
- the LOC142035413 gene encoding complexin-3-like yields MASFFTAALKSFRRGEEEPPKGSPKDGKVATLPNGMAREEFEEYQQQLLEEKMERDKAFVRRKAERATVRMHLRDKYHLAQDERDDAQLHIAGGAVELPQELAAMVHSEEEEEEDGGAGAFAFLTKLREVDLPALRDRALGSVDEVKEKCTLM; encoded by the exons ATGGCCTCCTTCTTCACGGCCGCCCTGAAGAGCTTTCGGAGGGGTGAGGAGGAGCCGCCCAAGGGGTCCCCCAAGGATGGCAAGGTGGCCACGCTGCCCAACGGCATGGCCCGCGAGGAGTTTGAGGAgtaccagcagcagctgctggaggagaa GATGGAGCGGGACAAGGCCTTCGTGCGGAGGAAGGCAGAACGGGCCACTGTACGGATGCACCTGCGGGACAAGTACCACCTGGCCCAG GACGAGCGGGATGATGCTCAACTGCACATCGCCGGCGGCGCGGTGGAGCTGCCGCAGGAGCTGGCCGCCATGGTGCACagcgaggaggaagaggaggaggatggcggTGCCGGGGCTTTTGCCTTCCTGACAAAGCTGCGGGAGGTTGACCTGCCGGCGCTGCGGGACCGCGCGTTGGGCAGCGTGGACGAGGTGAAGGAGAAGTGCACCCTGATGTAG
- the MATK gene encoding megakaryocyte-associated tyrosine-protein kinase, with product MSGKHWPPGTQCVAKHDHTKPKAQELAFRKGDVVTIIEAVEGKGCYRARHNETGQEGLLAASALRERGAIRVDPKLSLMPWFHGKISGVEAVQELQPPEDGLFLVRESVRHPGDYVLCVSFGKEVIHYRVVHEENTLSIDSQQYFSNLIDMIEHYMKEQGAICTKLVKPKPKTGMKSAEEELAKAGWLLNLQHLTLGDRIGQGEFGDVLQGEYMGQKVAVKNIKCDVTAQAFLTETAAMTKVRHKNLVCLRGVILHNGLYIVMEFMSKGNLVNFLRTRGRALVPTQQLLLFALDVAQGMDYLESKKLVHRDLAARNILISEENVAKVSDFGLARVNPKGADATLLPVKWTAPEALKHNKFSSKSDVWSYGILLWETFSFGRAPYPKLSLKEVTELLEQGYRMEPPEGCLPAVYALMKSCWELEPGKRPSFKKITEKLQKELKHLRDV from the exons GGCAAGGGCTGCTACCGTGCCAGACACAACGAGACGGGACAGGAGGGGCTGCTGGCGGCCAGCGCGCTGCGGGAGCGCGGTGCCATCCGCGTCGACCCCAAGCTCAGCCTCATGCC ctggtTCCACGGGAAGATCTCGGGGGTGGAGGCggtgcaggagctgcagccccccgAGGACGGGCTGTTCCTGGTGCGCGAGTCTGTCCGGCACCCCGGCGACTACGTGCTGTGCGTGAGCTTCGGCAAGGAGGTCATCCACTACCGCGTGGTGCATGAGGAGAACACGCTCAGCATCGACAGCCAGCAGTACTTCTCCAACCTCATTGACATGATCGAG CACTACATGAAGGAGCAGGGAGCCATCTGCACCAAGCTGGTGAAGCCCAAACCGAAAACCGGGATGAAGTCAGCCGAGGAGGAGTTGGCGAAAG CTGGCTGGTTGCTGAACCTGCAGCACCTCACCCTGGGAGACCGCATCGGGCAAGGCGAGTTTGGAG ATGTCCTGCAGGGTGAGTATATGGGGCAGAAGGTGGCTGTGAAGAACATCAAGTGTGACGTGACCGCCCAGGCCTTCCTCACCGAAACGGCTGCCATGAC GAAGGTCCGACACAAAAACCTGGTGTGTTTGCGTGGCGTGATCCTGCACAACGGCCTCTACATTGTCATGGAGTTCATGAGCAAG GGCAACCTGGTGAACTTCTTGCGCACACGGGGCCGGGCGCTTGTCCCaacccagcagctcctcctgtttgctCT GGACGTGGCTCAGGGCATGGACTACCTGGAGTCCAAGAAGCTGGTGCACAGGGACCTGGCTGCCCGCAACATCCTCATCTCTGAGGAGAACGTGGCCAAAGTGAGCGATTTCGGCTTGGCGCGGGTCAATCCCAAGGGTGCGGACGCCACTTTGCTGCCCGTGAAGTGGACGGCCCCGGAGGCCCTGAAACACAAC aaattcTCCTCCAAGTCGGACGTGTGGAGCTACGGGATCCTCCTGTGGGAAACCTTCTCCTTCGGACGGGCGCCGTACCCTAAACTG AGCCTGAAGGAGGTGacggagctgctggagcagggttACCGTATGGAGCCCCCCGAGGGCTGCCTGCCCGCCGTCTATGCCCTGATGaagagctgctgggagctggagcCGGGCAAGCGGCCATCCTTCAAGAAAATCacagagaagctgcagaaggagctgaagcACCTGAGGGATGTTTAA